Proteins encoded together in one Streptomyces asoensis window:
- a CDS encoding ABC transporter permease, with protein sequence MTTSSTTPSRWRALTHHHLFWPVAVLVLLLLVNVPFTPDFFSVKMADGHLYGSLVSIVLFGSPLILVAVGMTLVIATGGIDLSVGAVVAITGALACSYISDQADQGALSGVLLAMGLGLLAAVVCGLWNGFLVARMGIQPIIATLIIMVAGRGVAQLITDGQIITINSEPYKLIGGGYWLTLPFSIFVVAAVVAVTVVLTRRTALGLLVEAVGGNAEASRLVGIRSRRIKIMVYAFCALCAGIAGLMISSNTSAADGNNAGLWIELDAILAVVIGGTSLLGGRFSVGGTVVGALVIQTLTTTIYTIGVPTQTNLVFKAAVVIVVCLLQSPKFRAKVFGAKFAAGFAARRRAGQAAAPAGSAATAESTAKMEVS encoded by the coding sequence GTGACCACCTCGTCGACCACCCCTTCCCGGTGGCGAGCGCTGACCCACCACCACCTGTTCTGGCCGGTGGCGGTCCTGGTCCTGCTGCTGCTCGTCAACGTTCCCTTCACGCCCGACTTCTTCTCGGTCAAGATGGCCGACGGCCACCTCTACGGCAGCCTCGTCTCGATCGTGCTGTTCGGCTCGCCCCTGATCCTGGTGGCGGTCGGTATGACGCTGGTCATCGCGACCGGCGGCATCGACCTCTCCGTGGGCGCCGTGGTCGCCATCACCGGGGCGCTGGCCTGCTCGTACATCAGTGACCAGGCGGACCAGGGCGCCCTGTCCGGAGTGCTGCTGGCGATGGGCCTCGGCCTGCTGGCCGCCGTCGTCTGCGGCCTGTGGAACGGCTTCCTGGTCGCCCGGATGGGCATCCAGCCGATCATCGCCACGCTGATCATCATGGTCGCCGGCCGCGGGGTCGCCCAGCTGATCACCGACGGCCAGATCATCACCATCAACAGCGAGCCCTACAAGCTGATCGGCGGCGGCTACTGGCTGACCCTGCCGTTCTCCATCTTCGTGGTGGCCGCCGTCGTGGCCGTCACCGTGGTGCTGACCCGCCGTACGGCTCTCGGTCTGCTGGTCGAGGCGGTCGGCGGCAACGCCGAGGCCAGCCGTCTGGTGGGCATCAGGTCCCGGCGCATCAAGATCATGGTGTATGCGTTCTGCGCGCTGTGCGCGGGCATCGCCGGCCTGATGATCAGCTCCAACACCTCCGCCGCGGACGGCAACAACGCCGGTCTGTGGATCGAACTCGACGCGATCCTCGCCGTGGTGATCGGCGGCACCTCGCTGCTGGGCGGCCGGTTCTCGGTCGGCGGCACGGTGGTCGGCGCCCTCGTCATCCAGACCCTGACCACGACGATCTACACCATCGGCGTGCCGACCCAGACCAACCTGGTCTTCAAGGCCGCCGTCGTCATCGTCGTCTGCCTGCTCCAGTCCCCGAAGTTCCGCGCCAAGGTGTTCGGCGCGAAGTTCGCCGCCGGGTTCGCCGCGCGCAGGCGCGCCGGACAGGCCGCGGCCCCCGCCGGGTCCGCCGCTACGGCCGAGTCCACCGCCAAGATGGAGGTGTCGTGA